The Dendrosporobacter quercicolus genome window below encodes:
- the lptC gene encoding LPS export ABC transporter periplasmic protein LptC, producing the protein MKKAYLLIACLAVAAGLGLYYFLQDEAPPVQQPEPVQTTSNIVYSGNSIVEEQDGKRLWELSAGTIEIDPAANQARMNDLKGVFYQDNGGKLEIVALQAVYDHKSRDITMNGQIKATTTDGAAFTAGKARWSGADRRFYGSGGIMMTRDDTVIVGDQMESDVDMNKVTVTGNARIRKGGAGN; encoded by the coding sequence ATGAAGAAAGCCTATCTGCTGATTGCCTGCCTGGCTGTGGCGGCAGGGCTGGGCCTGTACTATTTCTTGCAGGATGAAGCGCCGCCGGTTCAACAGCCGGAGCCGGTTCAAACCACCAGCAATATCGTATATTCCGGCAATTCTATTGTGGAGGAACAGGATGGCAAACGGTTATGGGAGCTAAGCGCCGGAACCATTGAAATTGATCCCGCCGCCAATCAGGCCAGGATGAATGATTTGAAAGGCGTATTTTATCAGGACAATGGCGGTAAGCTGGAGATTGTTGCCTTGCAGGCGGTATATGATCATAAGAGCAGGGATATCACGATGAATGGTCAGATAAAAGCGACAACAACCGATGGGGCGGCTTTTACGGCCGGCAAAGCCCGCTGGTCAGGGGCTGACCGCCGCTTTTACGGGTCGGGCGGCATCATGATGACCAGAGATGATACCGTTATTGTCGGCGATCAAATGGAAAGCGATGTCGATATGAACAAAGTAACCGTAACCGGCAATGCCCGTATTCGTAAAGGAGGTGCCGGCAATTGA